From a single Salinirussus salinus genomic region:
- a CDS encoding DUF7318 family protein: protein MPSEGSTYGDIHRYEPPRESTAAAVAIVLLTVVEIVLVGLFTFGLVNGWGLPDLTGAVGNMFLGTVLAAIFINLAFIMLLYRKEFLPDVMIVKKRRRKWEDLYIREEDVDGESITDGLGDSIKRAVYPYYKR from the coding sequence ATGCCATCCGAAGGAAGCACCTACGGCGACATCCACCGGTACGAACCGCCCCGCGAGAGCACGGCCGCGGCGGTCGCGATCGTCTTGCTGACCGTCGTCGAGATCGTGTTGGTCGGCCTGTTCACCTTCGGCCTCGTCAACGGCTGGGGGCTGCCGGACCTGACTGGCGCGGTCGGGAACATGTTCCTCGGGACGGTGCTCGCGGCTATCTTCATCAACCTCGCCTTCATCATGCTGCTGTACCGAAAGGAGTTCCTCCCGGACGTGATGATCGTCAAGAAGCGTCGCCGGAAGTGGGAGGACCTGTATATCCGCGAGGAGGACGTCGACGGCGAGTCGATCACGGACGGCCTCGGTGACAGCATCAAACGCGCGGTCTACCCCTACTACAAACGCTAA
- a CDS encoding ubiquinol-cytochrome c reductase iron-sulfur subunit: MPENEDKYPTQSGRRRFVKGVVGSAALSGVAAGTAATVNSATSSGGAGGGTTQFIAIENTAGPAPRGMPVIPIEIDGGELSGLWPEVREIQEGGRTIQIAEQDVGGVTYSSAWFQYCGVQQYSSAQPSTEANNTFLAGGGYDWMESVERGEPLTVDMFDDYEEWGNGIGREGIGKPASATWRQPEEGRGMPVQVIRSVEVEKMANGEGRYASLPGDVRSFISAATQDGFLAWLNKCTHFCCTPGFKNDPGSEQYGGGDRVYCQCHQSLYNPFSPVRAQFVALPRPLE, translated from the coding sequence ATGCCAGAAAACGAAGACAAGTATCCGACGCAGTCAGGCCGGCGCCGCTTCGTGAAGGGCGTCGTCGGCAGCGCGGCGCTGTCGGGCGTCGCCGCCGGGACCGCGGCGACTGTCAACTCAGCGACCTCCTCCGGCGGGGCCGGAGGCGGTACGACGCAGTTCATCGCCATCGAGAACACCGCCGGCCCCGCGCCCCGCGGGATGCCGGTCATCCCCATCGAGATCGACGGCGGCGAGCTCAGCGGGCTGTGGCCGGAGGTGCGCGAGATCCAGGAGGGGGGTCGGACCATCCAGATCGCCGAACAGGACGTCGGCGGTGTCACCTACTCCTCGGCGTGGTTCCAGTACTGTGGCGTCCAGCAGTACTCGAGCGCACAGCCCAGCACCGAGGCGAACAACACCTTCCTCGCGGGCGGTGGCTACGACTGGATGGAAAGCGTCGAGCGCGGCGAGCCCCTCACCGTCGACATGTTCGACGACTACGAGGAGTGGGGCAACGGGATCGGCCGGGAGGGGATAGGCAAACCCGCCTCGGCAACCTGGCGCCAGCCCGAGGAGGGTCGTGGCATGCCCGTGCAGGTCATCCGGAGCGTCGAGGTCGAGAAGATGGCGAACGGCGAGGGGCGGTACGCGAGCCTGCCGGGGGACGTCCGGTCCTTCATCAGCGCCGCGACCCAGGACGGCTTCCTGGCCTGGCTCAACAAGTGCACCCACTTCTGCTGTACGCCGGGGTTCAAGAACGACCCCGGGAGCGAACAGTACGGCGGGGGAGACCGGGTGTACTGCCAGTGCCACCAGTCGCTGTACAACCCGTTCAGCCCCGTGAGAGCACAGTTCGTCGCCCTGCCGCGTCCCCTGGAGTGA
- a CDS encoding rhomboid family intramembrane serine protease — MSNCDECGKRESMPYQCRHCGGTFCAEHRLPEAHDCPGLAEWGEPGGGDGVFDSGFDDSVSTEDDEGLLGGRVDTGVGGPLGYVRGNMTFVFLGLMWVTFAVQLVFQVATGLYPLSAATINANPEAYQLYSAIFTLSPAHPEYVWTWVTSIFSHGGFAHIAINSIVIYFFGRLVEDYIGSKAFAGLFLASGVVAGLGQIGVQILEIGYIPGSIFEAINAGGAGVLGASGAALAVMAVLTVFNPGLRVYLYFLIPVPLWLLTAGYTAITVLAIVGGGVGSGGVAQVAHLLGLVIGLAYGYRVRDRVRVPRQLQFGGPGGPGGGPGGPGGPGGPGGRGRGPF; from the coding sequence ATGTCGAACTGCGACGAATGCGGCAAGCGCGAGAGCATGCCGTACCAGTGTCGGCACTGCGGCGGGACCTTCTGTGCCGAACACCGGCTGCCCGAGGCCCACGACTGCCCCGGGCTGGCCGAGTGGGGCGAGCCCGGGGGCGGCGACGGCGTCTTCGATTCGGGCTTCGACGATTCCGTGAGTACCGAAGACGACGAGGGTCTGCTCGGCGGGCGGGTCGACACCGGCGTCGGCGGCCCGCTGGGCTACGTCCGCGGGAACATGACCTTCGTCTTCCTGGGGCTGATGTGGGTCACCTTCGCCGTCCAGCTCGTCTTTCAGGTCGCCACCGGTCTCTACCCGCTCTCGGCGGCGACGATCAACGCCAACCCCGAGGCGTACCAGCTGTACAGCGCCATCTTCACGCTCTCGCCGGCCCACCCGGAGTACGTCTGGACCTGGGTCACCTCCATCTTCTCACACGGCGGGTTCGCCCACATCGCCATCAACAGCATCGTGATCTACTTCTTCGGCCGGCTGGTCGAGGACTACATCGGGTCGAAGGCCTTCGCGGGCCTGTTTCTCGCCAGCGGCGTGGTCGCCGGTCTCGGACAGATCGGCGTCCAGATCCTCGAGATCGGCTACATTCCCGGCTCGATCTTCGAGGCGATCAACGCCGGCGGCGCGGGCGTGCTCGGGGCCAGCGGCGCGGCACTGGCCGTCATGGCCGTCCTGACTGTCTTCAACCCCGGGCTCCGTGTCTACCTGTACTTCCTCATTCCCGTCCCGCTGTGGCTGCTCACGGCGGGCTACACCGCGATCACCGTCCTCGCCATCGTGGGCGGCGGGGTCGGCTCCGGCGGCGTCGCACAGGTCGCCCACCTCCTCGGGCTGGTCATCGGGCTGGCCTACGGCTACCGCGTCCGTGACCGCGTCAGAGTCCCCCGACAGCTCCAGTTCGGCGGCCCCGGCGGTCCGGGGGGCGGCCCGGGCGGCCCGGGTGGACCCGGCGGCCCGGGCGGCCGGGGCCGTGGCCCCTTCTGA
- a CDS encoding endonuclease V, translating into MELARPRFLPDADRSRGEMEALQRELAAEAVFTDDLEGDPGRLGTHSGPPVAGVDQTFREREGGAEEAVSAAVLVRGGRVIERASAVRETAVPYIPGLLSFREGEAVLAALQALAGEPAVTLVDGSGRIHFREAGLATHVGVTLDTPTVGVAKNLLCGQPRRSVDGLEEGERVAIEADDDVSAPDGTVIGYAVQTRQFDSPNRHVNPVYVSPGHRVSAATAAEVVLACTAGYKLPEPTRLADAAADDLR; encoded by the coding sequence ATGGAGCTCGCCCGCCCGCGGTTTCTGCCGGACGCCGACCGCTCGCGCGGGGAGATGGAAGCGCTCCAGCGCGAACTCGCGGCGGAAGCCGTCTTCACGGACGACCTGGAGGGTGACCCCGGGAGGCTCGGCACCCACAGCGGGCCGCCGGTCGCCGGGGTCGACCAGACGTTTCGGGAGCGTGAGGGCGGCGCCGAGGAAGCCGTGAGCGCGGCCGTACTCGTCCGCGGCGGGCGGGTCATCGAGCGCGCGAGCGCCGTCCGCGAGACCGCGGTCCCGTACATCCCCGGGCTGCTCTCCTTCCGGGAGGGCGAGGCGGTGCTCGCCGCGTTACAAGCCCTGGCGGGCGAGCCCGCGGTGACGCTGGTCGACGGGAGCGGCCGGATCCACTTCCGGGAAGCGGGCCTCGCCACGCACGTCGGCGTCACACTCGATACGCCGACGGTCGGCGTCGCGAAGAACCTCCTCTGTGGGCAACCGCGGCGGTCGGTGGACGGGCTCGAGGAAGGGGAGCGGGTCGCCATCGAGGCCGACGACGACGTGAGCGCCCCCGACGGGACCGTCATCGGCTACGCCGTCCAGACCCGCCAGTTCGACTCGCCGAACCGTCACGTCAACCCCGTCTACGTCAGCCCCGGCCACCGGGTGAGCGCGGCGACCGCCGCCGAGGTCGTTCTGGCGTGTACCGCGGGCTACAAGCTGCCGGAGCCGACGCGGCTAGCCGACGCCGCCGCCGACGACCTGCGGTGA
- a CDS encoding SDR family oxidoreductase, translating into MEETALVTGCSSGIGRATAELFAEEGWTVYATSRDPADVADLAEAGCETAELDVTDARDVERVRDRILEETGRVDCLVNNAGYAQYGPLEDIPTDRLHEQFDVNVYGPHRMVRAVLPTMREQGEGTIVNVSSISGRVSTPGYGAYAGSKFALEAMSDALRAEVEGLGVEVVLVEPGPVETGFRERATESLENTEFRPEYEWVYDFFEDRAAVDADSLFAVGPEEVATTIHDAASVSDPDPRYPVGRAAQVMLLARFLPHRLRDAVYGLVSRLP; encoded by the coding sequence ATGGAGGAGACGGCCCTGGTCACCGGCTGTTCGTCGGGGATCGGACGCGCGACCGCAGAGCTATTCGCCGAGGAGGGCTGGACCGTCTACGCGACTAGCCGCGACCCAGCCGACGTCGCCGACCTGGCGGAGGCGGGCTGTGAGACGGCCGAGCTCGACGTGACCGACGCCCGCGATGTCGAGCGGGTCCGCGACCGGATCCTCGAGGAGACCGGCCGGGTCGACTGTCTGGTCAACAACGCCGGCTACGCCCAGTACGGCCCCCTCGAGGACATCCCGACCGACCGCTTGCACGAGCAGTTCGACGTCAACGTCTACGGCCCCCACCGGATGGTCCGGGCGGTCCTGCCGACCATGCGCGAGCAGGGCGAGGGGACCATCGTGAACGTCTCCAGCATCAGCGGCCGGGTGTCGACGCCCGGCTACGGGGCCTACGCGGGCTCGAAGTTCGCGCTGGAGGCGATGAGCGACGCGCTCCGTGCGGAAGTCGAGGGCCTGGGGGTCGAGGTGGTGCTGGTCGAGCCCGGTCCCGTCGAGACCGGATTCCGGGAACGAGCAACGGAGAGCCTCGAGAACACTGAGTTCCGGCCGGAGTACGAGTGGGTGTACGACTTCTTCGAGGACCGCGCGGCCGTCGACGCCGACTCGCTGTTCGCGGTCGGCCCCGAGGAGGTCGCCACCACTATCCACGACGCCGCCAGCGTCTCCGACCCCGACCCGCGGTACCCGGTCGGGCGGGCCGCCCAGGTCATGCTGCTCGCGCGCTTTCTCCCCCACCGACTCCGGGACGCCGTCTACGGGCTGGTCAGCCGCCTGCCCTAG
- a CDS encoding DUF7315 family membrane protein — protein sequence MAGAGDADPDEPDASVDRPRRADDGKDVVVPLRLYKTVTVFSTLFAVVFVLAGFVMLDSATNRATAELSEVDPVLGVLGLASLVFGAAIYAFSTRFRTEEMGKAKDDSDEDSDNG from the coding sequence ATGGCCGGCGCCGGCGACGCCGACCCCGACGAGCCGGACGCGTCGGTTGACCGCCCGCGCCGCGCCGACGACGGAAAGGACGTCGTCGTCCCGCTCCGGCTGTACAAGACCGTCACCGTCTTCTCGACGCTGTTCGCAGTCGTGTTCGTCCTGGCGGGCTTTGTCATGCTCGACTCGGCGACCAACCGGGCGACCGCCGAGCTCTCGGAGGTCGACCCCGTACTGGGGGTGCTGGGGCTCGCGTCGCTGGTCTTCGGGGCCGCCATCTACGCCTTCTCCACGCGGTTTCGGACCGAGGAGATGGGAAAGGCTAAAGACGACTCTGACGAAGACTCAGATAATGGCTGA
- a CDS encoding DUF7319 domain-containing protein, with protein MSDSSEADGEGEGVGDGPPDEPADPRAAAAEDGRVGADDSVASGNGPDGGSEQEDAELDALRREVEEKYDFENFGPRDMAEMSQQEWEAAFDPDTWITGEELLDRVEADVKNRVASRDIFARVERFDDLLIAYSDNGYAAVYPDGSVEGRGTVLRDVKPVVALCSMDSYEVPDAPEEAVLPAPQEVPESSDALGNTVLQVVAGAQVLAGLALFVASLLYGFGIISQPGTTSQFSNPALLFVAALGFLVIGVALFAVVANARLSDKYRAEEFRNRLRAVGLEDGERPDFLDELSGVEGELPEELVREGGADDAGEEPAGEGSGDERPAG; from the coding sequence ATGAGTGACTCCTCCGAGGCCGACGGCGAGGGCGAGGGGGTCGGCGACGGACCGCCCGACGAGCCGGCCGACCCACGAGCGGCGGCCGCCGAGGACGGTCGGGTCGGGGCCGACGACAGCGTGGCCTCCGGCAACGGCCCCGACGGCGGGAGCGAGCAGGAGGACGCCGAACTCGACGCGCTCCGCCGGGAGGTCGAGGAGAAGTACGACTTCGAGAACTTCGGACCCCGGGACATGGCGGAGATGAGCCAGCAGGAGTGGGAGGCGGCCTTCGACCCCGATACCTGGATCACCGGCGAGGAGCTGCTGGACCGGGTCGAGGCCGACGTCAAAAACCGGGTGGCGAGCCGGGACATCTTCGCCCGCGTCGAGCGGTTCGACGACCTGCTGATCGCCTACTCCGACAACGGCTACGCCGCGGTCTACCCCGACGGGAGCGTCGAGGGTCGGGGGACGGTGCTCCGGGACGTGAAGCCGGTCGTGGCGCTGTGCTCGATGGACTCCTACGAGGTGCCCGACGCCCCCGAGGAGGCCGTGCTGCCGGCACCCCAGGAGGTCCCCGAGTCCAGCGACGCGCTCGGCAACACCGTCCTCCAGGTCGTCGCGGGCGCACAGGTGCTCGCCGGGCTGGCGCTGTTCGTCGCCTCGCTGCTCTACGGCTTCGGTATCATCTCACAGCCGGGGACGACCTCGCAGTTCAGCAACCCGGCGCTTCTGTTCGTCGCCGCCCTGGGGTTTCTGGTGATCGGGGTCGCCCTCTTCGCCGTGGTCGCCAACGCCCGCCTCTCCGACAAGTACCGCGCCGAGGAGTTCCGCAACCGGCTGCGTGCGGTCGGGCTGGAAGACGGCGAGCGGCCGGACTTTCTCGACGAGCTCTCCGGCGTCGAAGGGGAGCTCCCCGAGGAACTGGTCCGGGAGGGCGGAGCCGACGACGCCGGGGAGGAACCGGCCGGCGAGGGGAGCGGCGACGAGCGTCCGGCGGGCTGA
- a CDS encoding DEAD/DEAH box helicase family protein has product MADVTLRFEEGTVRVDGPEEVLADLPGVELDPRSGSGRAPAYRYAELRGVLADRGVSVDDGVLDSPGLDLASAYELRPYQRDALEAWTDADRRGVVELPTGSGKTVIGLAAVAAVGAPALVVVPTIDLLEQWHEELAREFDADIGRLGGGKQRVGEVTVATYDSAYLRADELGDRFGLVVFDEVHHLGGEGYRDIARLLAAPARLGLTATFERPDGAHEAVAELLGPVVYRLSPEDLAGEHLAPYDIKRLEVELTPGERERYERYQGTFTDYLASSNIQLRSGSDYQELVKRSGTDPRAREALLAKQRAREVVMTARRKVDRLADLLDRHRGDRVIVFTASTDLVYRVSERFLIPAITHETGTDERREILERFRSGTYSRVVTANVLDEGVDVPDANVGVLLAGSGSEREFTQRLGRLLRPGDGERALLYELVTVETAEQRVADRRR; this is encoded by the coding sequence GTGGCCGACGTCACGCTTCGCTTCGAGGAGGGAACAGTCCGGGTCGACGGACCGGAGGAGGTCCTCGCGGACCTGCCGGGTGTCGAACTGGACCCGCGCTCGGGGTCCGGCCGCGCGCCCGCCTACCGGTACGCCGAACTCCGGGGTGTCCTCGCGGACCGCGGCGTGAGCGTCGACGACGGCGTTCTGGACTCGCCCGGCCTCGACCTCGCGTCGGCCTACGAACTCCGGCCCTACCAGCGGGACGCCCTCGAGGCGTGGACCGACGCCGACCGGCGCGGGGTGGTCGAACTCCCGACCGGCAGCGGCAAGACCGTCATCGGCCTCGCGGCAGTCGCGGCCGTCGGCGCGCCCGCGCTCGTGGTCGTCCCCACGATCGACCTGCTGGAGCAGTGGCACGAGGAACTCGCCCGGGAGTTCGACGCCGACATCGGCCGGCTCGGCGGGGGCAAGCAGCGCGTGGGGGAGGTGACCGTCGCCACCTACGACTCCGCGTACCTCCGCGCGGACGAACTGGGCGACCGGTTCGGGCTCGTCGTCTTCGACGAAGTCCACCACCTCGGCGGCGAGGGCTACCGCGACATCGCCCGCCTGCTGGCCGCGCCAGCCCGACTGGGACTGACCGCCACCTTCGAACGCCCCGACGGCGCCCACGAGGCCGTGGCGGAGCTTCTGGGGCCGGTCGTCTACCGGCTGTCGCCGGAGGACCTGGCCGGCGAGCACCTCGCTCCCTACGACATCAAGCGTCTGGAGGTCGAGCTCACCCCCGGGGAACGGGAACGCTACGAGCGGTACCAGGGGACGTTCACCGACTACCTGGCGTCGTCGAACATTCAGCTCCGGAGCGGCAGCGACTACCAGGAACTCGTGAAGCGGTCGGGGACGGACCCGCGGGCCCGGGAGGCACTGCTGGCCAAACAGCGGGCCCGCGAGGTGGTCATGACCGCCCGGCGCAAGGTCGACCGCCTCGCCGACCTCCTGGACCGTCACCGCGGGGACCGGGTCATCGTCTTCACCGCCTCGACCGACCTCGTCTACCGGGTCTCCGAACGCTTTCTGATCCCCGCGATCACCCACGAGACGGGCACCGACGAGCGCCGCGAGATACTCGAGCGGTTCCGGTCGGGCACCTACTCCCGGGTCGTCACCGCGAACGTCCTCGACGAGGGGGTGGACGTCCCGGACGCGAACGTGGGGGTCCTGCTCGCCGGCTCCGGCAGCGAGCGGGAGTTCACCCAGCGGCTCGGCCGGCTGCTCCGGCCCGGCGACGGCGAGCGGGCGCTGCTGTACGAACTCGTGACGGTGGAGACGGCCGAGCAGCGGGTGGCCGACCGTCGACGGTAG
- a CDS encoding cytochrome bc complex cytochrome b subunit, with the protein MTEETTTDAEEPTEDVATDGGEEAATDGAGPGIVPPDDETPTWSERKQRSQGLSRLTYEYFERARREDQDLRQESSYVERDVLGFPAWPHEMIRNLAITSFFVGMIILLAATLPPHIEPPANSGSTPSIILPDWYLYWSFGLLKLGPLNPDLSLLGGQKLMADRTFGVLANLVVVGAIAIVPFLNKGAARRPVEQPFWAAVGFGGVVFAFTIAAYSVNNLIPMDPPLQFDLAFLLPVLGACIAYSVLKSMREGYMFDLNRRYYRLRPPK; encoded by the coding sequence ATGACCGAGGAAACCACTACCGACGCGGAGGAACCGACCGAGGACGTGGCCACCGACGGCGGCGAGGAAGCTGCCACGGACGGCGCGGGGCCGGGCATTGTCCCGCCGGACGACGAGACGCCGACCTGGAGCGAGCGCAAGCAACGCTCACAGGGGCTCTCCCGGCTGACCTACGAGTACTTCGAGCGGGCCCGCCGGGAGGACCAGGACCTGCGCCAGGAGTCGAGCTACGTCGAGCGGGACGTGCTGGGCTTCCCGGCCTGGCCCCACGAGATGATCCGCAACCTCGCGATCACCAGCTTCTTCGTGGGGATGATCATCCTGCTGGCGGCGACGCTGCCGCCCCACATCGAGCCGCCAGCCAACTCCGGGTCGACGCCCTCGATCATCCTTCCGGACTGGTATCTCTACTGGTCCTTTGGCCTGCTGAAGCTCGGGCCGCTGAACCCCGACCTGAGCCTGCTGGGCGGGCAGAAGCTGATGGCCGACCGCACGTTCGGCGTGCTCGCGAACCTGGTCGTCGTCGGCGCCATCGCCATCGTCCCCTTCCTGAACAAGGGGGCGGCCCGCCGGCCGGTCGAGCAGCCCTTCTGGGCTGCCGTCGGGTTCGGCGGCGTCGTCTTCGCCTTCACCATCGCCGCCTACTCGGTGAACAACCTGATCCCGATGGACCCGCCCCTGCAGTTCGACCTGGCCTTCCTGCTGCCGGTGCTGGGCGCCTGCATCGCCTACTCGGTGCTGAAGTCGATGCGGGAGGGGTACATGTTCGACCTGAACCGGCGGTACTACCGGCTCCGGCCGCCGAAGTAG
- a CDS encoding cytochrome b, which produces MSLERKDDHDHKAWMEKRDLTPVESIYLSVLVWFDKRLRIVDYLELLEDLYYKVNMQMPKSHTEQYNLDNKFWYWYPLYALGSFSTIAYIVAAISGALLGFYYAPAAAAADGTPTVAYQQISLIMTDLNMGFFLRSLHRWSAQVMVAAVFLHMLRVYFTGAYKEPRELNWIIGIVLISLTMVFGYTGYLLPWDQLAFWAGQIGVEMALSIPLIGEWVAQLLFGGFTLTQATLQRMYLLHVFLLPFVVTALIAVHIGIVWMQGIAEPH; this is translated from the coding sequence ATGAGTCTAGAACGCAAAGACGACCACGACCACAAAGCCTGGATGGAAAAGCGGGACCTGACGCCGGTGGAGTCGATCTACCTGTCGGTCCTGGTGTGGTTCGACAAGCGGCTGCGCATCGTCGACTACCTCGAGCTGCTGGAAGACCTCTACTACAAGGTCAACATGCAGATGCCGAAAAGCCACACCGAGCAGTACAATCTGGACAACAAGTTCTGGTACTGGTATCCGCTGTACGCGCTCGGGTCTTTCTCGACGATCGCGTACATCGTGGCGGCCATCTCCGGGGCGCTTCTGGGCTTCTATTACGCCCCCGCCGCAGCGGCGGCCGACGGGACGCCGACGGTTGCCTACCAGCAGATCTCGCTGATCATGACGGACCTGAACATGGGCTTTTTCCTCCGCTCGCTGCACCGGTGGTCCGCCCAGGTGATGGTCGCCGCCGTCTTCCTGCACATGCTCCGGGTCTACTTCACCGGCGCCTACAAGGAACCCCGCGAACTCAACTGGATCATCGGCATCGTCCTGATCTCGCTGACGATGGTCTTCGGGTACACGGGGTACCTGCTGCCGTGGGACCAGCTGGCGTTCTGGGCCGGCCAGATCGGCGTCGAAATGGCGCTGTCGATCCCGCTCATCGGCGAGTGGGTCGCCCAGCTGCTGTTCGGCGGCTTCACGCTCACCCAGGCCACACTGCAACGGATGTACCTGTTGCACGTGTTCCTGCTGCCGTTCGTCGTGACGGCACTGATCGCCGTCCACATCGGCATCGTCTGGATGCAGGGCATCGCGGAACCGCACTAA
- a CDS encoding DUF7314 family protein, whose translation MADEFAKGFGIFVTAGLGWMILGGWYNTPDFETQLSAPDPEQAELYGQIAIALKDALFWFAILGALTFWVVIPAIEEARTALSE comes from the coding sequence ATGGCTGACGAGTTCGCCAAAGGCTTCGGCATCTTCGTGACCGCCGGACTCGGCTGGATGATCCTCGGCGGGTGGTACAACACGCCGGACTTCGAGACGCAGCTGTCCGCGCCCGACCCCGAGCAGGCCGAACTGTACGGCCAGATCGCCATCGCGCTGAAGGACGCCCTGTTCTGGTTCGCCATCCTCGGGGCGCTGACGTTCTGGGTCGTCATCCCGGCCATCGAGGAAGCCCGGACCGCACTGAGCGAGTGA
- a CDS encoding halocyanin domain-containing protein has protein sequence MNRRDFLRTAAAGAGGSAAAAGAAAPAAAQETTGGGGGGGEPDFGGWLDDVGNFNGVEDMRGNDQVTVQVGTEANGGPYGYTPAAVHVDAGTTIQFEWTGNQEHNVVHQDGEFESDLYTAAGVNYEYTFEEDGIYNYYCTPHRGLGMKGSVVVGSDYPTAGGGDGGGVTPLNPEHMGVPFQAHFVGLATILAILSSLVFTFYLLKYGESSHTKGGN, from the coding sequence ATGAACCGACGGGATTTCCTCCGGACGGCCGCCGCCGGTGCCGGCGGTTCCGCCGCTGCCGCCGGTGCCGCCGCCCCGGCAGCCGCCCAGGAGACGACGGGCGGTGGCGGCGGTGGCGGGGAGCCGGATTTCGGCGGGTGGCTGGACGACGTCGGGAATTTCAACGGCGTCGAGGACATGCGCGGGAACGACCAGGTCACCGTCCAAGTCGGGACGGAGGCCAACGGTGGTCCCTACGGGTACACTCCCGCTGCCGTTCACGTCGACGCCGGGACCACCATCCAGTTCGAGTGGACCGGCAATCAGGAACACAACGTCGTCCACCAGGACGGCGAGTTCGAGAGTGACCTCTACACCGCCGCCGGCGTCAACTACGAGTATACCTTCGAGGAAGACGGCATTTACAACTACTACTGTACGCCACACCGGGGGCTGGGGATGAAAGGGTCAGTGGTCGTCGGGTCGGACTACCCAACCGCCGGCGGCGGCGACGGTGGCGGTGTGACGCCGCTGAACCCCGAGCACATGGGCGTGCCGTTCCAGGCCCACTTCGTCGGGCTAGCGACGATCCTCGCCATCCTCTCCTCGCTGGTCTTCACCTTCTACCTGCTGAAGTACGGCGAGTCCTCACACACCAAGGGAGGGAACTGA